In Primulina eburnea isolate SZY01 chromosome 14, ASM2296580v1, whole genome shotgun sequence, the following proteins share a genomic window:
- the LOC140812423 gene encoding uncharacterized protein has protein sequence MEDNKPISLEELDGNYDQEDDEQIEQHVVENFEVQNENSVVDVLKSKLLVGTVVNSVEDAYLLYCQYAHAKGFSVRKGDQRCFSHTNELQSKEIICSCEGSKDERNSSKKILVYQKLITRTNCKAKLKITREKESEWRVSRFVEEHNHEMFASDQNHLLRSACNISHAKKSTLEAMVNVGISVSNVVSFMEHEAYKTNKENYFYWNVQLDDDDRVMNFFFRDYRCAVDYENSMIRHVMFNKQSREIKCNCCKFETMGILCKHVLMVFNCMDFTVIPKCYILRRWMKNIKGRVSTDLQETGSGGGDGGAHVSQMEFVNQIMRSVYDLSQLSKPYECARKTLYTLVDTAKDEISNFVQNLSINEQCDDDLSEDQIGKVCIRNPLTAKAKGITNANITRHWDHTSKKGKR, from the exons ATGGAAGATAACAAGCCAATTTCACTTGAGGAGTTGGACGGAAACTACGATCAAGAAGATGACGAGCAAATTGAACAACATGTGGTTGAAAACTTCGAGGTACAAAATGAAAATTCGGTTGTTGATGTTTTGAAGAGTAAACTACTAGTGGGTACGGTTGTGAATAGTGTAGAAGATGCTTATTTATTGTATTGTCAATATGCACATGCCAAAGGTTTTAGTGTGAGGAAGGGTGACCAACGATGTTTTTCTCATACTAATGAACTTCAGTCCAAAGAAATTATCTGTTCATGTGAAGGTTCAAAAGACGAAAGAAATTCTAGTAAAAAGATTCTAGTTTATCAAAAGTTGATCACTAGAACTAACTGTAAAGCGAAATTGAAGATCACAAGGGAAAAAGAAAGTGAATGGCGGGTGAGTAGATTTGTGGAGGAGCATAACCATGAAATGTTTGCATCTGATCAAAATCACTTGTTAAGATCGGCATGCAATATATCACATGCAAAAAAATCGACTTTAGAAGCCATGGTAAATGTTGGAATATCTGTCTCCAATGTTGTTTCTTTTATGGAACATGAAGCAT atAAGACGAATAAGGAGAATTACTTTTACTGGAATGTTCAGTTGGATGATGACGATAGAGTAATGAACTTTTTCTTTAGGGATTATAGATGTGCTGTTGATTATGAAAACTCAATGATTAGGCATGTGATGTTCAATAAGCAAAGTCGTGAAATAAAGTGCAATTGTTGTAAGTTTGAGACAATGGGGATTTTGTGTAAACATGTTTTGATGGTGTTTAATTGCATGGATTTCACTGTTATACCCAAGTGCTATATTTTGAGGAGATGGATGAAGAATATAAAAGGTCGAGTTAGCACTGATTTGCAAGAAACTGGCAGTGGTGGTGGTGATGGTGGTGCTCATGTATCTCAGATGGAATTTGTCAACCAAATAATGAGATCGGTATATGATCTAAGTCAATTGAGCAAACCCTATGAGTGTGCTAGAAAAACATTATATACATTGGTTGACACCGCAAAAGATGAAATCTCTAACTTTGTGCAAAATTTGAGCATAAACGAGCAGTGTGATGATGATCTGAGTGAAGATCAAATAGGCAAAGTATGCATTCGTAACCCTCTTACTGCAAAAGCGAAAGGGATTacaaatgcaaatattacacgaCACTGGGATCATACGAGCAAAAAAGGAAAAAGGTAA
- the LOC140812938 gene encoding anamorsin homolog, producing the protein MGHDKLLVLTDQVAVSLATIWEAIKVVRKEGFEKLDPLIITQASSDCLLFEEPSSTDDIICVCKSFEFPGDKLLANIYGVLKPGGTILVYLASEPPKGQTMQSPLERKLLLSGFLDVQTSESSQSLAIVGKKPSWNIGSSFSIKKSTPVLPKVNFDDDMDLIDEDSLLTEEDLKKPQLPLGDCEVDRTRKACKNCTCGRAEEEEKVLKLGLTVDQLDNPQSACGNCGLGDAFRCSTCPYKGLPTFKLGEKVTLTGSFLAADI; encoded by the exons ATGGGGCACGATAAGTTGTTGGTGCTGACGGATCAAGTAGCTGTGTCCCTTGCTACTATTTGGGAGGCAATCAAGGTGGTGAGGAAGGAGGGATTTGAAAAGCTCGATCCTTTGATCATCACTCAAGCTTCCTCAGACT GTCTATTATTCGAGGAACCTTCATCTACAGATGATATTATCTGTGTTTGTAAATCATTTGAGTTTCCTGGTGATAAATTGTTGGCCAACATTTATGGTGTGTTAAAGCCCGGTGGAactattcttgtttatttggcttcGGAACCTCCGAAGGGGCAAACG ATGCAATCTCCCCTTGAGCGCAAGTTACTGTTGAGTGGGTTTCTGGACGTACAAACTTCTGAAAGTAGCCAATCTCTTGCA ATTGTGGGTAAGAAGCCCTCATGGAATATTGGTTCATCGTTTTCCATTAAGAAATCCACTCCAGTTCTACCCAAAGTTAATTTTGATGATGATATGGATTTAATCGATGAGGATAGCCTCCTCACAGAAGAAGATCTGAAGAAACCTCAGCTGCCGCTTG GTGATTGTGAAGTCGACCGTACGAGGAAAGCCTGTAAAAACTGCACTTGTGGAAGGGCTGAGGAAGAGGAAAAAGTGCTGAAGCTTGGACTTACCGTGGACCAGCTGGATAATCCTCAATCTGCTTGTGGAAAT TGTGGTCTTGGTGATGCTTTTCGATGCAGTACATGCCCTTACAAGGGTCTTCCAACATTTAAACTAGGCGAAAAG GTAACATTAACAGGAAGTTTTCTCGCGGCTGatatttga